A single Maridesulfovibrio frigidus DSM 17176 DNA region contains:
- a CDS encoding efflux RND transporter periplasmic adaptor subunit, whose product MKKLSLVLLSIFSLLIAGCNDAVIPVKEVIRPVKTATVGESDFDRQWVFSGTVEDALESELSFRVHGKVISFPGDQIGRKFRAGQIIAKLDPADYELEVHQAEAQLEQVRANFTRAKADVSRIRQLFEREVISKSELDQSEADYKSQEAQLNAWAKMLDIARKKLKYTVLSAPFDGWVSAVNINIHQNVQSGEGIIVFNAGRQMKMSISLPDTLIAQVTEGEKVDVVLDALPGQPAKGIVMEVGIGANESSSYPVKVYLDNSHQRLRSGMSGKVFFPGRNGGNHVFVPPSAVVGNPDGSNHVWVVENNSTVKMCKVKIGSLSPLGVQIKDGIKTGAVVVIRGVHSLRDGMKVKTVGEES is encoded by the coding sequence ATGAAAAAGTTATCACTAGTATTATTGTCCATATTCAGCTTGTTGATAGCTGGATGTAATGATGCAGTAATTCCCGTTAAGGAAGTAATAAGACCTGTTAAAACTGCCACTGTCGGTGAGTCTGATTTTGATAGGCAATGGGTTTTTTCCGGTACAGTGGAAGATGCGCTTGAATCTGAACTTTCATTTCGGGTTCATGGTAAGGTTATTTCGTTTCCCGGTGATCAGATTGGCAGAAAATTTAGAGCCGGGCAGATTATAGCTAAGCTTGATCCCGCTGATTACGAATTAGAAGTGCATCAAGCTGAAGCTCAGCTTGAGCAGGTACGAGCAAATTTCACCAGAGCTAAGGCTGATGTTTCCAGAATCAGGCAGCTTTTTGAACGGGAAGTAATCTCAAAAAGTGAACTTGATCAGTCGGAAGCTGACTATAAATCTCAGGAAGCTCAGCTTAATGCTTGGGCCAAAATGCTCGATATAGCGCGCAAAAAACTTAAGTACACCGTGCTTTCTGCTCCTTTTGATGGATGGGTAAGTGCTGTGAATATTAACATTCATCAGAATGTACAATCTGGCGAGGGCATAATTGTTTTTAATGCTGGGCGCCAGATGAAGATGAGTATTTCTTTACCGGACACTTTGATTGCTCAGGTCACTGAGGGGGAAAAGGTTGATGTTGTTCTCGATGCACTGCCGGGACAGCCTGCGAAAGGAATTGTCATGGAAGTCGGCATTGGCGCGAATGAAAGTTCATCCTACCCTGTAAAGGTTTACCTCGATAATTCACATCAGAGGCTGCGCAGTGGTATGTCCGGCAAAGTTTTCTTCCCAGGCAGAAATGGTGGAAATCACGTGTTTGTTCCTCCTTCAGCTGTTGTTGGCAATCCTGACGGAAGTAATCATGTCTGGGTTGTTGAAAATAACTCAACCGTTAAAATGTGCAAAGTCAAAATCGGATCATTGTCTCCACTTGGAGTGCAGATCAAAGACGGGATTAAGACTGGTGCAGTAGTGGTTATCAGAGGTGTTCATTCTCTTAGAGACGGCATGAAGGTTAAGACCGTTGGGGAGGAATCATGA